Proteins from a single region of Oreochromis niloticus isolate F11D_XX linkage group LG7, O_niloticus_UMD_NMBU, whole genome shotgun sequence:
- the admb gene encoding ADM: MRLFLHTIICCCVFTTVLPLVKGARGETNTSLRKRSRVWLQSHMKRDLRSRLVTGDDQYFSGPQQDRLAKTLPTPSSFGLNIRSRRSTSSQSGCFLITCIYHDLFHRLVQIKKNEQTDTTAPTSKIGRNGYGRRRRSLLDATQLVLETGTHRWSTETGQRVSNTKSTHTVA, encoded by the exons ATGAGATTATTTCTGCACACCATcatctgctgctgtgttttcacCACAGTCCTGCCATTGGTAAAAGGGGCCAGAGGAGAGACCAACACCAGCCTGAGAAAAAG GTCTAGAGTATGGCTGCAGAGCCATATGAAGAGAGACTTGCGCAGTCGCTTGGTGACAGGCGATGACCAATACTTTAGTGGACCGCAGCAGGACAGGCTTGCCAAAACTCTCCCAACCCCATCAAG CTTTGGCCTAAATATAAGGTCCAGGAGGTCAACGTCAAGTCAATCTGGTTGCTTCCTAATCACATGTATATACCATGACTTGTTCCACCGATTGGTCCAGATAAAGAAGAACGAACAAACAGACACCACTGCTCCTACATCAAAGATAGGACGGAATGGCTATGGACGTCGCCGCCGCTCACTCCTGGATGCCACTCAGCTCGTCCTCGAGACAGGAACGCATAGATGGAGCACGGAAACTGGTCAGCGAGTCAGCAACACCAAAAGCACACACACGGTGGCCTAA